The nucleotide window TAACTATTGTTGATTTCGTCTATACCTTTATCAAAAGCATTATTACCATTAAAAAGGATGTTGTACTTTGTTGTTAAGGCATGATAATTTCTACTAATTACAGAATCTTTTTTAGTGCTGCATGAAGCAATTACAGCAATAAATGTAAACAAGATAAGGTACCTAAATGTAATTTTCAAAACTGGCGATTCTAAAATTAGTTCTTTAACAAAAGTTAAAAGCTGTAATTTACAACTATTTTCTAGCGAAAATAGTATAAATACAGCTTGTAAAAATAATAATAAATTAAAGATTGACTAATTACACAGCAAAATAGCTTTCTAATTCTTGCAAGGTTTCTGCAGATGTAACAATATCTTTAACCACTTTTCCTTTATCTAGAACTACAATTCTTTCGCAAACTTCTGTTACATGTGTTAAATCATGACTAGAAATTAAGACTGTAATTTCTCTGTTTTCTGTTAATTCTTTAATGATTTTCTTTAGCCTAATTTGTGTTGTTGGATCTAAGTTGGCAAAAGGTTCATCTAAAATTACCACTTGAGGATTACCCATCATTGCAGCTACAATACCTACTTTTTTCTGGTTTCCTTTACTAAGGTCTCTTAAATATTTCTTTTTACCTATTATTTCTTGATTGAAAAACTCATCAAACTGATTGATAAATTTTGTAACATCTGCCTTATTCATTCCTCTTAAATCGCCCACAAACTCAAAGTATTCTTCTGCTGTTAAATAGCCAATTAAAAAAGATTCATCTATAAAAGAACCTGTAAACGCTTTCCAATCTTCACTAGTGTTTACTTGTATATCATGATTTACAATAGCACCAGTTGTTGGCCTAATTAAATCTAATAAAATATTAAAATATGTTGTTTTACCTGCACCATTATTACCTACTAAACCAAAACTTTGGCCAGTTGGAATTTCTAATTCGTTAATATTTAAAACCTCTGCAGATCCGTATTTTTTTGAAAGTTGTGTAGTTTGTATCATGGCTTGTTTAGTTTTCTTGATTAAATGCGTGAATCATTACATACTTATTTGTAATGTATTTTTTTGTGATGGCTGTCATTAATTTTTTATGAAGTGCAATACCAATAAAACCTAAAACAGCTAATGTAATGGTTGCAATTTCGAAACTTACCAACCAATTTATTATACCAAAAATAGCCATTGGTAAAAGCATTAGAGGCAAACCAATTAACCATTGTACAGCTCCTGTTCCTTGAAAGTTAAAGGCTGCTTTTTCATCTAAATTAATTTTTTTTCTGTTAAATGTTCCTCCATATAAAATTACATGAGTGTTTACACCAACATTGTAAATCATGGCTGCAAAATGAACCAATAAAACTTTCCAACCAAAGTAAACATAAGGTATACCCAACACAAATAATGCAACAACACTAATTGTCATTATTGTAAATTTAGATTCTAAATAACGTTCATATTTAAAATTCTGACTCATTAACATTTTGTAATAACTACTATCCCAAGCAGGAATAAACTGCCCAAAATTGATTAAAAATGTACCTGTAGAAAAAATACCAACTAAAACATACATAAACTGCATGTCTTTGTACATTGGATTAGGATAGAATATTAAACCATATAACAAGCCAACCAAAATCATCCAAACACCAGATTTGGTTCTTTTGTTTCTCCACATTAAACGTAAGTCGTTTTTTATGAATGGCGCTAAATCTCCTAATTTGTCTGCAAAAGATAAATCTGATGCATTTACTTCTTTGGTTTTTTCAGAAATAACAGCATCTAAATACACTTCGTTTCTAAGCTGTTTATAATTTATACTATATAAAAGAGCGAGCAATGCAGCAAAAGCAAATACCATTATTGGGTTCATGTAAATAAAATCGAAACCTTTACCAATAAAACCTGGTAGATTGAACCAATTAAAATAGTTAACCAAATACCCTGCAACTATAATTGTAATTAAAGCAGCAAATATCTTAGTGTTTTTATTAATTAGAAAATTTAAATAATTTACTGATTGAATAATAAAAATCATGGTAAATAACCAACCTAAAACTCCTAATACATTATAACCTTGCATAATTAAAACCACTGCAAATGGGATGTAGAAGAACAAACTCATAATATTAAAAAATGAGAATGATGATTTTACCAAAATAAAATGAACAATTTTACTTTTTGGAATTGGTAAAGTTAGCATGGGTTTAATATTCATTACAGGCAGTTTCTGCATGAGGTACCTAAAAATTAAATCGCCCACAATTGCATAAAGCAAAAACGCATTAACTACTACTAATGGGTCTTGGTCTGGATACATTTCTTTTAAAATCCAATAACCTCCAATACCAATTATTAAAAAACTAACTATAAAGTAGAGTGCAAAAAGCACTAACAGAATGTTTAGAAAAACACTTTTTTGCCAATTTGCGGCTCTAAAATATTGTTTCCATTCTAGGTTAAGAAAATGTGAAATCATAAGTTTGGTAAATTAGTTCGAGTATAAGTAGTTGATATGCAGTTTTTGTTACAAATTTTTGACCATTTTATATTCTGGATACGTTTCTTGTAATAATTCTTCTGCTTTTTGAGGCAATACATAATTAGAAACGTAAAAGAATATTACTAAAACAGTAACTGTTAGAGCAATGAGTAATAGCCAATACACATTTAACCTAGAAAAATCGAAATCTGTAAGATTTATGAAATTAAATAGGTTGATAAACGTAAAACCTGTAAAACTGTTTTTGGTGGTGCCAATCATTGCTTCTAGTAGAAATATCTTTTCATCTGTCTTTTCTTTTGCTTTGTGTTCTTTTCTAATTTTATAAACAGCAATCATTTCAAAAACCACTAAAATTAATAAAACACTTACTATTGCAATTTCTGCAAATGGAATTTGCATCAAAAAGAAAACACCAAAAAACATCAATAATGTTGTAAGTAATTTTGGTAGCGTAAACCATTCTTTTGCAAAACGTAAAAGAAGTTTCCAATAGCGTTTATCCATTTGTTTTTGTTTGGCAGCTATAACATCCATAAAGCCAAAAATTCCAAATTTTTTAAATGATTTATCTCTAGCTTCTTCAAAAGTAATTTTCGGATTTTCGATCCAAATTTGCTCTATATCATTCGCTAAATGATCTACCAATTCTGTTTGTACATCATAATGATATACATAATGTTGCCTTGTAAATTTATATAAATTGTCTATTTGACTTTCAGTTAATTTCATATCAATTAATTAGGACATTTTATATTCAGGATATGTTTGTACCAACAACTCTACTGTCTTTTTAGGAATTACAACTAAAGTGATGTAGGTAATAATTAAAAATGCTGTAATTAAAATAGCAGAGAAGGCTCTTTTAAAATCGCCCATAGCTAAAAATTCTTTTGCACTAGAAACTGGAAAATCAAAAAAATAGATAAATATAAGCGATGTATTTCCTAAACCTTGCATGTTTAAAACATGCTCAAAAAGCCATTTTTTTTGAGTTTGTTTTTGCTTTCGTTTTAATTTGCGAGTATTATTAATAAGCATAATAAACTGAGTAATAGTGCTTGTAATGAATATTCCTAAATAAATTTGATATCCAAAAGAATATTGCTGTAGTTGATAAAAACCAAATAAAAGTAAAATTGTTAAAACGATTTTAGGCAAACTCAACCATTCTTTCGCAAATTTTAAAACTAGTTTAAAATATTTTTTTGTCATTTGATTTTCTTTACTTTCTACAACATTCATAAAGCCAAAAATTCCAAATTTTTTAAACGATTTATCTCTAGCTTCTTCAAAAGTTAAATTTGGATTTTCTAAACAAATTTCCTCAATATCATTCGCCAAATGATCTACCAACTCTGTTTGCACATCATAATATTCCACATAATGTTGTCTTGTAAAGTTGTAAAGGTTTTCTATTTGACTTTCAGTTAATTTCATAAACTTAGTTCTTTTTTAATTCTTTCTACTTTTTGAATAGATTCACTAAAAAGTTGATAACCAGAAAAGGTAGCCAATGTAAATATGGGTAATAGAACAACTAAAAGTATTTTTTGGTAAAAATCATCTAATAAGCTTGAAAATTGTAAAGGAAGATTTATCATAATTAAAGCAAAACCGAAATAAAAAATACCATAATCTAAGTGTACAGATCTACCATGTTTTTTAAACCAAAGTTTAATAGTTAACACAAAAATTGGAATTGAAACTAAAATATAACAAGAAAAATTGACCAATCTAAAATCTTTAAAACTCAAAAAATCATACAAGACGTAATTTACAATTACACCTAAAATTACTAAAAGTAAAATGTTTGGATTTTTTAAATACCTTTTAATATTTTGGAAGTATTTTTTTCTATAATACTTGTTTACATTTTGCCAACCTTTAGTGTTTACATTAAACAAATTATTATAATATCCGATTCTTTTTAAAGAATTATTCAGTTCTGTCTTAAAATCTCCGCTTTTTGCATTTTCTTCTAAATCTGTTGCAATATGATCTATAACTTCTAAGCGCAA belongs to Polaribacter dokdonensis and includes:
- a CDS encoding ABC transporter ATP-binding protein; the encoded protein is MIQTTQLSKKYGSAEVLNINELEIPTGQSFGLVGNNGAGKTTYFNILLDLIRPTTGAIVNHDIQVNTSEDWKAFTGSFIDESFLIGYLTAEEYFEFVGDLRGMNKADVTKFINQFDEFFNQEIIGKKKYLRDLSKGNQKKVGIVAAMMGNPQVVILDEPFANLDPTTQIRLKKIIKELTENREITVLISSHDLTHVTEVCERIVVLDKGKVVKDIVTSAETLQELESYFAV
- a CDS encoding DUF5687 family protein, with protein sequence MISHFLNLEWKQYFRAANWQKSVFLNILLVLFALYFIVSFLIIGIGGYWILKEMYPDQDPLVVVNAFLLYAIVGDLIFRYLMQKLPVMNIKPMLTLPIPKSKIVHFILVKSSFSFFNIMSLFFYIPFAVVLIMQGYNVLGVLGWLFTMIFIIQSVNYLNFLINKNTKIFAALITIIVAGYLVNYFNWFNLPGFIGKGFDFIYMNPIMVFAFAALLALLYSINYKQLRNEVYLDAVISEKTKEVNASDLSFADKLGDLAPFIKNDLRLMWRNKRTKSGVWMILVGLLYGLIFYPNPMYKDMQFMYVLVGIFSTGTFLINFGQFIPAWDSSYYKMLMSQNFKYERYLESKFTIMTISVVALFVLGIPYVYFGWKVLLVHFAAMIYNVGVNTHVILYGGTFNRKKINLDEKAAFNFQGTGAVQWLIGLPLMLLPMAIFGIINWLVSFEIATITLAVLGFIGIALHKKLMTAITKKYITNKYVMIHAFNQEN